Proteins from a single region of Eremothecium gossypii ATCC 10895 chromosome VI, complete sequence:
- the RFT1 gene encoding glycolipid translocation protein (Syntenic homolog of Saccharomyces cerevisiae YBL020W (RFT1)) — translation MCSTGEEILAKSTQGATFLMMGQLFGKLVTFVLHNVLVRFLSPRIFGITSFLDFLSSTVLFFSREAIRLATLRIKTGGDGGRGGEMSAELQTAVNFANIPMCIGAPLAVVLAVWQYSNLNSYFTQLPFFSWSIYLVLLSILAELASEPLYVVNQFMLNYRKRSQFEGAAVAASCLVNFAVIYWYENWVNGRGETVHDSYKQEGIAVLAFALGKVARAMTLLALYYVDYVRHLAHEKLFSLSLTKVRVPGSVYTAYFDSDVLQHFKKVYFQLCFKHLLTEGDKLIINSLCTVEEQGIYSLLSNYGSLITRMVFAPIEESLLLFLTRLLSDKTQQNLHICMRVLVNLVKFYLYLALVIVIFGPTNSSFLLKFLIGSKWSSTSVLETIRVYCFYLPFLSMNGILEAFFASVASGDEILRHSYLMMLLSGVFLLNCWVFLAHFNLSLEGLIFSNIINMTLRIIYCSNYIRGFYKRLFADSKQTSLSSSFAGLKKILLLCIVVAYVDWSIIGYVQNIRQLLVNILLSVTLVLAMAYNERKLLLEFIKKSKPVPVKEN, via the coding sequence ATGTGCTCCACAGGTGAGGAAATACTGGCCAAGTCGACGCAGGGGGCGACGTTCCTGATGATGGGGCAGCTGTTCGGTAAGCTGGTGACGTTTGTGCTGCACAATGTGCTGGTGCGGTTTCTGTCGCCGCGGATCTTCGGGATCACGTCGTTCCTGGACTTTCTATCGTCGACGGTGCTGTTCTTCAGCCGGGAGGCGATACGGCTGGCGACGCTGCGCATCAAGACGGGCGGGgacggcgggcgcggcggcgagaTGTCTGCGGAGCTGCAGACGGCGGTGAATTTTGCAAACATACCGATGTGCATCGGGGCGCCGCTGGCGGTGGTGCTGGCGGTGTGGCAGTACTCGAACCTCAACAGCTACTTCACGCAGCTGCCGTTCTTCTCGTGGTCGATCTACCTTGTGCTGCTGTCGATCCTGGCGGAGCTCGCGAGCGAGCCGCTGTACGTGGTGAACCAGTTCATGCTGAACTACCGCAAGCGGTCGCAGTTCGAGGGTGCGGCGGTAGCAGCGTCCTGCCTGGTGAACTTCGCGGTGATCTACTGGTACGAGAACTGGGTGAATGGGCGCGGCGAGACGGTGCACGACAGCTACAAGCAGGAGGGCATCGCGGTGCTTGCGTTTGCGCTGGGGAAGGTGGCGCGCGCGATGACGTTGCTGGCGCTGTACTACGTGGACTACGTGCGGCATCTGGCACACGAGAAGCTGTTTTCGCTGTCTTTGACGAAGGTGCGCGTGCCGGGCAGCGTGTACACGGCGTACTTCGACTCGGACGTGCTGCAGCACTTCAAGAAGGTGTACTTCCAGCTGTGCTTTAAGCACCTGCTGACAGAGGGCGACAAACTGATCATCAATTCGCTCTGCACGGTGGAGGAACAGGGGATATATTCGCTTCTGTCGAACTACGGCTCGCTCATCACGCGGATGGTGTTTGCGCCCATTGAGGAGTCGCTGTTGCTGTTTCTCACGCGGCTGCTCTCGGACAAAACGCAGCAGAACCTGCACATATGCATGCGCGTGCTGGTGAACCTCGTCAAGTTTTATCTGTACCTCGCGCTGGTCATTGTTATTTTTGGGCCCACCAACTCGTCTTTCCTGCTGAAGTTCCTCATTGGCTCCAAGTGGTCGAGCACGAGCGTTTTGGAAACCATTAGGGTGTACTGCTTCTACCTGCCCTTTCTTTCGATGAACGGCATACTGGAAGCCTTCTTTGCGAGCGTCGCATCCGGCGATGAGATACTGCGCCACTCCTACCTCATGATGTTGCTTTCCGGGGTATTCTTGCTGAACTGCTGGGTCTTTTTGGCGCATTTCAACCTTTCGCTGGAAGGTCTTATCTTCAGCAACATCATCAATATGACGCTGCGCATCATCTACTGTAGCAACTACATCCGTGGATTCTACAAGCGGCTGTTTGCAGATTCCAAGCAAACGTCCCTATCGTCGAGCTTTGCTGGTCTCAAAAAAATCCTACTACTTTGCATCGTTGTTGCATATGTGGACTGGTCCATCATTGGATATGTCCAAAATATCAGACAATTGTTGGTGAATATCTTATTGTCCGTTACTTTAGTCCTGGCGATGGCTTACAATGAGAGAAAGCTTCTTCTGGAATTCATTAAGAAGTCTAAGCCGGTGCCAGTAAAAGAAAACTAA
- the HAP3 gene encoding Hap3p (Syntenic homolog of Saccharomyces cerevisiae YBL021C (HAP3)), giving the protein MDANSDQRDKHNQYIAELREQDRWLPINNVARLMKNTLPVTTKVSKDAKECMQECVSEFISFVTSEASDRCASDKRKTINGEDVLISLHALGFENYAEVLKIYLAKYRQQQALKNQMIFQRREDGADGLDGAADDGSDDAGEEEGEHGAGAAAGAPGAGALPEQDQFINQDGSLYI; this is encoded by the coding sequence ATGGATGCCAACTCAGATCAGCGTGACAAGCACAACCAGTACATTGCAgagctgcgcgagcaggACCGGTGGCTGCCCATCAACAACGTGGCGCGGCTGATGAAGAACACGCTGCCCGTCACGACCAAGGTGTCCAAGGACGCGAAGGAATGCATGCAGGAGTGCGTCAGCGAGTTCATCTCGTTCGTGACCAGCGAGGCCAGCGACCGTTGCGCGAGCGACAAGCGCAAGACGATCAACGGCGAGGACGTGCTGATCTCGCTGCACGCGCTCGGGTTCGAAAACTACGCGGAGGTGCTCAAGATCTACCTCGCCAAGTaccggcagcagcaggcgctcAAGAACCAGATGATCTTCCAGCGGCGGGAGGACGGCGCGGACGGGCTggacggcgcggcggacgacggcagcgacgacgcgggcgaggaggagggcgagcacggcgcgggcgcggctgcgggcgcgccCGGCGCGGGTGCGCTGCCCGAACAGGACCAGTTCATCAACCAGGACGGGTCGCTATACATATGA
- the POP8 gene encoding ribonuclease P (Syntenic homolog of Saccharomyces cerevisiae YBL018C (POP8); 1-intron): protein MTACKKLGPDWHYFALLLSSQDEKQDSELLIDEMTWRQVIINALKRSHGIFGEGIEFDFLSVQGNRAFVKVGYEDRAQFSSALSTYISSEELIGVPLVVHILQECTKLERMKVGEDDELWFKRSLEEEVADSSCN, encoded by the exons ATGACTGCATGCAAGAAGCTTGGCCCAGACTGGCACTATTTTGCGCTTTTACT GTCATCGCAAGATGAGAAACAAGATTCGGAACTTTTGATAGATGAAATGACTTGGAGGCAAGTCATAATTAACGCATTGAAACGCTCTCATGGCATCTTCGGTGAGGGGATCGAATTCGATTTCCTTTCGGTGCAAGGAAACAGAGCCTTCGTTAAAGTGGGATACGAAGACCGTGCCCAATTTTCGTCGGCCCTTTCTACATACATCTCAAGCGAGGAACTTATCGGCGTGCCATTAGTGGTCCATATATTGCAAGAATGTACAAAGTTAGAGAGGATGAAGGTTGGGGAGGACGATGAGCTATGGTTCAAAAGGAGTTTGGAGGAAGAAGTAGCGGATTCCAGTTGTAATTAG
- the PIM1 gene encoding ATP-dependent Lon protease PIM1 (Syntenic homolog of Saccharomyces cerevisiae YBL022C (PIM1)) — MLTRIRNAGVGGNAARRVRLLAGYTGARMAHAAALNSTTGAGGAARAAGAGRRAHSDVHVWALRQQSGIHRGGQCILKQDREPDQSDDKKVPPRAEEGRDEEAVRDEEAERQPREEQANRSSEASSSRGSGGSASSAGGGGRSNPPSEGEVPRKYEELMVLPMSNRPLFPGYYKSVTVYDPAVIEAICGLLRRNIPYLGAFLLKDRSMDKDSIDSIEEVHRVGVFAQITSVHHGVDVDGRKAMSMVLYPHRRVQLDELVSTPKLVAEAKEKATDDGLVQAKKEKFRDMSEGGEEEENPTEFLLETGVTVGNFSDHLDLPVDHSSVMLNALTSETLNTFKHLSSINATVKQQLIALSSITTSLKPNIFESPSLLADFAAAISVGDPNELQDVLETRDVEQRLEKALVFIKKEVYVAELQQKIEKETDAKVQKRYKDQVLTEQMRGIKKEMGVEDAKDKAIATFRERAEKLKFPEHVKKIFDEELARLSGLESAMSEYSVTKNYLDWITSLPWGIASTDQYSILSARKVLDNDHYGMQDVKDRILEFIAVGKLKGQIDGKIICLVGPPGVGKTSIGQSISRALNRTFFRFSVGGMSDVSEIKGHRRTYIGALPGRLIHALKRCQTENPLILIDEIDKLGRTGHQGDPASALLELLDPEQNKTFLDTYLDFPVDMSKVLFVCTANTLDTIPRPLLDRMEVIELSGYVADEKVKIAERHLIPAAKKSTGLGSANINLTSDSIVALLKNYCRESGVRSLKKHIEKIYRKAALKIVQQLSIDDTPKSAPAETNIEPENGKPDASAKPLTNNLPAPEPLNIPDSVKIDITPETLVEYLGPPVFTADRIYEKTPAGVVMGLAYTYLGGCTMYVESVLGQPLSKDSNPSLEHTGQLGDVMKESSRLAYSFSKMFMSRRFPNNRFFEKAAIHLHCPEGATPKDGPSAGITMASSLLSLAMNKPLDPTIAMTGELTLTGKVLRIGGIKEKTVAAKRSGAKTIIFPKDNMADWEDLPAHVKEGLIPVAAEWYDDVFNVLFGSVTEEEGNNVWKDQFDLIERSKATASSSN; from the coding sequence ATGCTCACGCGGATCAGGAACGCAGGCGTGGGAGGAAACGCCGCGCGGCGGGTGAGGTTGCTGGCAGGATACACAGGCGCGCGGATGGCGCACGCGGCCGCGCTGAATAGCACAacgggcgcgggcggcgcagcgcgcgcggcgggggcggggcggcgggcgcacAGCGATGTGCATGTGTGGGCCTTGCGGCAGCAGTCCGGGATACACCGCGGCGGGCAGTGCATACTGAAGCAGGACCGGGAGCCGGACCAGAGCGACGACAAAAAggtgccgccgcgcgcggagGAGGGGCGCGACGAGGAAGCGGTGCGCGACGAGGAGGCGGAGCGGCAGCCACGGGAAGAGCAGGCGAATCGGTCGTCGGAGGCTAGTTCTTCGCGGGGCAGCGGCGGTTCGGCGTCTtcggcgggcggcggcggccggtCGAACCCGCCGAGCGAGGGCGAGGTGCCGCGCAAGTACGAGGAGCTGATGGTGCTACCGATGAGCAACCGGCCGCTCTTCCCCGGGTACTACAAGTCGGTGACCGTGTACGACCCCGCGGTCATCGAAGCTATCTgcgggctgctgcggcggAACATCCCGTACCTAGGCGCGTTCCTGCTGAAGGATAGAAGCATGGACAAGGACTCGATTGACAGCATCGAGGAGGTACACAGAGTGGGGGTGTTTGCGCAGATCACAAGCGTACACCACGGCGTTGACGTTGACGGCCGCAAGGCCATGAGCATGGTACTCTATCCCCACAGAAGGGTGCAActggacgagctggtgTCCACGCCGAAGCTTGTGGCAGAAGCGAAAGAAAAGGCGACCGACGATGGGTTGGTGCAGgccaagaaggagaagttCAGAGACATGTCGGAGGGCGgggaggaggaggagaacCCGACGGAGTTTCTGCTCGAGACTGGGGTGACGGTTGGGAACTTCTCCGACCACCTGGATCTGCCCGTCGACCACAGCTCTGTGATGCTAAACGCCCTCACTAGCGAGACCCTCAATACATTCAAGCACCTTTCGTCGATAAACGCGACAGTGAAGCAGCAGCTAATCGCTCTGTCTTCCATAACGACCAGCCTAAAACCCAACATCTTCGAGTCCCCTTCCCTACTGGCGGACTTCGCCGCAGCTATTTCCGTGGGCGATCCAAATGAGTTGCAGGATGTGCTGGAGACCAGAGACGTGGAGCAGAGGCTGGAGAAGGCGCTGGTGTTCATCAAGAAGGAGGTGTATGTTGCAGAACTTCAGCAGAAAATAGAGAAGGAGACCGACGCGAAGGTACAGAAGCGATACAAGGACCAGGTACTCACTGAACAGATGCGGGGCATTAAGAAGGAAATGGGCGTGGAGGACGCAAAGGACAAGGCCATCGCCACCTTCAGGGAGCGCGCGGAGAAGCTAAAGTTCCCGGAGCATGTCAAGAAGATATTCGATGAGGAGCTGGCGAGACTATCCGGGCTCGAATCGGCCATGTCCGAGTACAGCGTTACCAAGAACTACCTGGATTGGATCACGAGCCTACCGTGGGGCATTGCCTCGACAGATCAGTACTCTATTTTAAGTGCCAGAAAGGTCCTTGATAATGACCATTACGGTATGCAAGATGTTAAAGACCGCATCCTAGAGTTCATTGCTGTAGGGAAGCTAAAGGGCCAGATTGACGGTAAGATCATCTGTCTGGTTGGGCCTCCAGGTGTTGGCAAGACATCCATCGGTCAATCAATATCCCGCGCGCTAAACAGGACGTTTTTCAGGTTTTCAGTGGGTGGCATGAGTGACGTCTCGGAAATAAAGGGCCATAGGAGGACATACATAGGTGCACTGCCTGGTAGATTAATTCATGCATTGAAGAGGTGCCAGACAGAGAACCCATTGATTCTGATCGACGAGATCGACAAGCTAGGGCGCACCGGCCATCAAGGCGATCCAGCCTCTGCGCTTCTGGAACTGTTAGATCCGGAGCAAAACAAAACATTTTTGGATACTTATCTAGACTTCCCTGTGGATATGTCGAAGGTTTTATTTGTTTGTACTGCCAATACGCTTGATACGATCCCAAGGCCCTTGCTCGATCGTATGGAAGTGATTGAACTGTCCGGTTATGTCGCTGACGAGAAGGTGAAAATCGCGGAGCGGCATCTCATTCCTGCCGCTAAGAAGTCCACAGGACTCGGTTCTGCGAACATCAACCTCACAAGTGATAGCATAGTAGCCTTGTTGAAGAACTACTGTCGCGAAAGCGGTGTCCGCAGTCTAAAAAAACACATTGAGAAGATATACCGTAAAGCCGCATTAAAGATTGTGCAACAGCTCAGTATCGATGATACACCAAAATCTGCACCCGCTGAGACGAATATCGAACCCGAAAATGGAAAGCCGGATGCCTCTGCCAAACCTCTGACAAACAATCTCCCAGCTCCCGAACCGCTGAATATCCCGGACTCAGTTAAAATCGATATCACACCTGAAACATTGGTTGAATATCTGGGACCTCCTGTCTTCACCGCCGACCGGATCTACGAGAAAACACCAGCTGGTGTTGTGATGGGTCTTGCCTACACATATCTAGGTGGGTGTACAATGTACGTGGAGTCTGTGTTGGGACAGCCGCTCAGTAAGGACTCTAACCCTTCGTTGGAGCATACCGGGCAACTAGGGGATGTCATGAAGGAGTCGTCACGTCTCGCATACTCGTTCTCCAAGATGTTCATGAGCAGAAGGTTTCCCAACAATAGATTTTTCGAAAAGGCAGCGATCCATCTGCACTGTCCAGAGGGCGCCACTCCAAAAGATGGCCCATCCGCAGGCATCACTATGGCCTCTTCTTTGCTTTCCCTGGCAATGAATAAGCCATTGGACCCTACTATAGCTATGACTGGTGAACTAACGCTGACCGGTAAGGTCTTGCGCATTGGTGGCATTAAGGAAAAAACCGTAGCTGCCAAGCGTTCCGG
- the APN2 gene encoding DNA-(apurinic or apyrimidinic site) lyase APN2 (Syntenic homolog of Saccharomyces cerevisiae YBL019W (APN2)), with protein sequence MSLSVVINKIWFHNEDSRKNSIHEPSSAMGIDDIDNKDTRCLRFVTFNVNGLRTLFGHYPFSRMSNSLAQVFEYFKSDVITFQELKTDKLAIPRWGMVDGYYSFITIPSKKKGYSGVGCWIRIPEAADPLRLSLQVLKAEEGITGRLKIKKDGALVAYCEDPTIGIGGYDGLPYGSDANAQELDSEGRCLLVELACKVVVISVYCPANSMNTEEGEVFRLRFLKTLFKRVRNIENLGKRVVLMGDLNVCRDLIDHASCITRNNIKINPDCDGAVLERIYQEEAREFIYEPLRIGRRLLNEMLIDSIIPDLAEKGVLIDSTRYAQGRKRLKMYTVWDTYRNSRPANYGSRVDYILVSKALKEGVKKADIWAKVMGSDHCPVFTDLQIEEEDTVALEETTKIPRFEVRFNYDLNHNIFDAFRKKSIIKCKSATKPLNQGKVQKKATKSSESQIEKKPDKLLLGASSSNIAASGKCHEEEQGQSIECAPLELNKAPEQRPSAVEKPFFAPSNAPLCKHGDRSVLKTSKTSTNFGKQFWTCKRPRGAPEDIKASCGFFQWKS encoded by the coding sequence ATGTCATTATCCGTTGTCATCAATAAAATCTGGTTCCACAACGAAGACAGCCGGAAGAATTCAATCCATGAACCATCTAGTGCGATGGGTATAGATGATATAGACAATAAAGACACACGATGCCTGCGGTTCGTGACATTCAATGTGAATGGTTTGCGCACACTCTTTGGACACTATCCCTTCAGTCGGATGAGTAATTCTCTAGCGCAGGTTTTCGAGTATTTCAAAAGCGATGTTATTACGTTTCAAGAACTCAAAACTGATAAGCTAGCCATCCCTCGATGGGGCATGGTAGATGGCTACTATTCTTTCATTACGATACCAAGCAAGAAGAAGGGGTACTCTGGTGTTGGGTGTTGGATCAGAATCCCTGAAGCAGCCGATCCGTTGCGATTATCATTACAAGTATTGAAGGCGGAGGAGGGTATTACAGGCAGACTAAAAATTAAAAAGGATGGCGCCTTGGTAGCATATTGCGAGGACCCGACCATTGGTATTGGTGGTTATGATGGCTTGCCCTATGGGAGTGATGCTAATGCACAGGAACTAGACAGTGAGGGGAGATGCCTTCTAGTCGAATTGGCCTGTAAGGTGGTGGTCATTTCCGTATACTGCCCTGCTAATTCTATGAACACTGAGGAGGGTGAAGTTTTTAGGCTGCGTTTCCTGAAAACTCTATTCAAACGTGTGAGGAACATAGAGAATCTGGGGAAGAGGGTGGTACTGATGGGCGACCTAAATGTATGTAGGGACCTCATAGACCATGCGAGTTGCATAACAAGAAATAATATAAAGATAAACCCAGACTGCGACGGTGCTGTTCTTGAAAGGATTTATCAAGAGGAAGCTAGGGAGTTTATATATGAACCATTACGAATTGGAAGAAGGTTGCTAAATGAAATGCTCATCGATTCTATAATTCCGGATCTGGCAGAAAAGGGCGTTCTCATAGATAGCACAAGATATGCTCAGGGAAGGAAGAGACTAAAGATGTATACCGTTTGGGATACTTATAGGAATTCCAGACCGGCAAACTATGGTTCCCGTGTGGACTACATACTTGTGTCGAAGGCATTAAAGGAGGGAGTTAAAAAAGCCGACATATGGGCTAAGGTGATGGGGTCGGACCACTGTCCAGTATTTACAGACCTTCAGATAGAAGAAGAAGATACCGTCGCTCTGGAGGAAACAACAAAAATACCAAGGTTTGAGGTGCGGTTCAATTATGACCTAAATCATAATATATTTGATGCTTTCCGAAAGAAAAGTATAATCAAATGCAAAAGTGCTACCAAACCGTTGAACCAGGGAAAAGTCCAAAAGAAGGCAACTAAATCAAGTGAGTCTCAGATAGAAAAAAAACCAGATAAGTTGCTGCTCGGTGCCTCTAGTAGTAACATAGCAGCAAGCGGCAAGTGCCATGAGGAAGAGCAAGGGCAATCAATTGAATGCGCTCCACTCGAACTTAACAAAGCTCCTGAACAACGACCCTCGGCGGTTGAAAAACCATTTTTCGCCCCATCAAATGCACCTCTCTGCAAGCACGGAGACCGATCGGTTCTTAAAACCTCGAAAACGTCGACGAATTTTGGGAAACAGTTCTGGACGTGTAAGCGTCCCAGAGGAGCCCCAGAAGATATAAAAGCTTCATGTGGCTTCTTTCAGTGGAAAAGTTAG